In Defluviimonas aquaemixtae, the sequence CAACAGTCGCTGTCGCACGCCAACCTCTACGGCCAACTCGCGCCCGCAGCGGTGCCACTGCCAGCGGCTGGCGTCCTGATGGTCGGCGCCTTGGGCGCATTTGCGGCGGTCCGCCGGCGCCGCAGGGCCTGAACCCAGCGCCGATACCGCTTTGAAGGAGGGGCGCGGCCCCTCTTTTCGACTTGGGGCGCGAAGCCTGCAAAGACAAATCTCGGCGGTACGTTCCCCTCATTGGCGAACTTTCGCCTTAAAATTGCCTCAAGCCTTCGATACTCCCCTCTTATCCGGCCTCTGTGTGCCGGTAGGGGATGAAGTTGTGGGAGTAACGGGAATGGGCATTGCGTCCGGTATCAAGACTTGCGCGATGGCGGCCGTCATCGTTACCGGCTCCGCGTTCGCGGCGCTTGCCGCCACGTTCAACGGCAGTTTCACGATCGGCGGCAACGCGTTCAGTTCGCCGGGCCTGGTTGTCAATGCCAGCCCGACAAGCGGGCCGCTGAACCTGAATCTCACCGTTGGCCAGAGTGTGACCTTCGACCTGTTCGACATCTGGACAAACGACCCGCTCATCAATGGCTCAGATACGACGCCGCAATCGATCTTCGTGGATTTCGATATCGGCCGGTCAGGCGGCGTGGGTGCGCTCAACGGCACCACGCAGGGAAACACCGCGTTCATCTTCCAGTACGGCAGCGTGAATTGGCAGGCGCCTCTGATGCTGGCCTTTGGTAATGGCGGACTTATGCAGATTTCGCTCAGCAACGAGATCTTCAACTTCGGGGTCTTCGGACTGAGCGCGGGCCAGGCGAATGGCGCAACCGTGCAAGCCACGGCGACCCTCATCGCGGCACCCGTGCCGCTGCCCGCGGCGGGGCTTGGCCTGCTGGCCGGACTTGGTGGACTGGCGCTCGTTCGGCGGCGCCGGATGCGCGACGCCGCCTGAGTTAACCGCCCGCTGATCGCGGAGCGACCGCCCTTCAACGAGCATCCGCCCCGAAACGCCGTCAGAGATCGGCGTGATACTCCTCGATGAGGCTTTCAACCACGGCGCGCATCGCATCCGCCTCGTCCCGCCCACTCGTGCGCG encodes:
- a CDS encoding VPLPA-CTERM sorting domain-containing protein; the encoded protein is MAAVIVTGSAFAALAATFNGSFTIGGNAFSSPGLVVNASPTSGPLNLNLTVGQSVTFDLFDIWTNDPLINGSDTTPQSIFVDFDIGRSGGVGALNGTTQGNTAFIFQYGSVNWQAPLMLAFGNGGLMQISLSNEIFNFGVFGLSAGQANGATVQATATLIAAPVPLPAAGLGLLAGLGGLALVRRRRMRDAA